From Camelina sativa cultivar DH55 chromosome 7, Cs, whole genome shotgun sequence, one genomic window encodes:
- the LOC104703481 gene encoding SPX domain-containing protein 2-like isoform X1, translating into MKFGKSLSNQIEETLPEWRDKFLSYKELKKKLKLMEPRSVDNRRPSKRSRSDSNSNSVDSDPTAGMTKEELDFISLLEDELEKFNSFFVEQEEEYIIRLKELKDQVAKAKNSNEEMINIKKEIVDFHGEMVLLMNYSALNYTGLAKILKKYDKRTGALIRLPFIQKVLQEPFFTTDLLNTFVKECEAMLDHLFPSNKIRNLEEGEPTTSGTVQTATDDSDLLRVPKELSEIEYMESLYMKSTVSALKVLKEIRSGSSTVSAFSLPPLQASGLEDDSWKKKVGVLEQVAK; encoded by the exons ATGAAATTCGGCAAGAGCCTAAGCAACCAG ATCGAAGAAACCTTACCTGAATGGCGTGACAAATTCCTCTCCTACAAAGAACTCAAAAAGAAGCTCAAGCTTATGGAGCCACGTTCCGTCGACAACCGTCGTCCTAGCAAACGCTCGAGATCCGATTCCAATTCCAATTCCGTCGACTCAGATCCAACCGCTGGTATGACCAAGGAAGAGCTCGATTTCATTAGTCTCCTCGAAGATGAGCTTGAGAAATTCAATTCCTTCTTCGTTGAGCAAGAGGAAGAGTATATCATTCGATTGAAG GAATTGAAGGACCAAGTGGCAAAGGCGAAGAATTCAAACGAAGAGATGATAAATATTAAGAAAGAGATTGTAGATTTTCATGGAGAAATGGTGTTGTTGATGAATTATAGTGCTCTTAACTATACAG GATTAGCAAAGATTCTCAAAAAGTATGACAAACGAACCGGTGCTTTAATCCGTTTACCATTTATCCAAAAGGTCCTTCAAGAACCATTCTTCACGACCGACCTGCTTAATACGTTTGTGAAAGAGTGCGAGGCTATGCTTGACCATCTCTTCCCGTCTAACAAAATTCGGAATCTGGAGGAAGGTGAGCCAACAACTTCTGGAACGGTCCAGACAGCAACGGACGATTCTGATCTTCTTA GAGTACCAAAAGAACTGTCTGAGATCGAGTACATGGAGAGCTTGTACATGAAGAGCACAGTGTCAGCTTTAAAGGTATTAAAGGAAATCCGCAGCGGTAGCTCCACGGTTAGCGCCTTCTCGTTGCCACCATTACAGGCGAGTGGATTAGAAGATGATTCCTGGAAGAAGAAAGTTGGCGTCCTCGAACAAGTAGCGAAATGA
- the LOC104703481 gene encoding SPX domain-containing protein 2-like isoform X2, whose product MKFGKSLSNQIEETLPEWRDKFLSYKELKKKLKLMEPRSVDNRRPSKRSRSDSNSNSVDSDPTAGMTKEELDFISLLEDELEKFNSFFVEQEEEYIIRLKELKDQVAKAKNSNEEMINIKKEIVDFHGEMVLLMNYSALNYTGLAKILKKYDKRTGALIRLPFIQKVLQEPFFTTDLLNTFVKECEAMLDHLFPSNKIRNLEEGEPTTSGTVQTATDDSDLLRVPKELSEIEYMESLYMKSTVSALKVLKEIRSGSSTVSAFSLPPLQASGLEDDSWKKKVGVLEQVAK is encoded by the exons ATGAA ATTCGGCAAGAGCCTAAGCAACCAGATCGAAGAAACCTTACCTGAATGGCGTGACAAATTCCTCTCCTACAAAGAACTCAAAAAGAAGCTCAAGCTTATGGAGCCACGTTCCGTCGACAACCGTCGTCCTAGCAAACGCTCGAGATCCGATTCCAATTCCAATTCCGTCGACTCAGATCCAACCGCTGGTATGACCAAGGAAGAGCTCGATTTCATTAGTCTCCTCGAAGATGAGCTTGAGAAATTCAATTCCTTCTTCGTTGAGCAAGAGGAAGAGTATATCATTCGATTGAAG GAATTGAAGGACCAAGTGGCAAAGGCGAAGAATTCAAACGAAGAGATGATAAATATTAAGAAAGAGATTGTAGATTTTCATGGAGAAATGGTGTTGTTGATGAATTATAGTGCTCTTAACTATACAG GATTAGCAAAGATTCTCAAAAAGTATGACAAACGAACCGGTGCTTTAATCCGTTTACCATTTATCCAAAAGGTCCTTCAAGAACCATTCTTCACGACCGACCTGCTTAATACGTTTGTGAAAGAGTGCGAGGCTATGCTTGACCATCTCTTCCCGTCTAACAAAATTCGGAATCTGGAGGAAGGTGAGCCAACAACTTCTGGAACGGTCCAGACAGCAACGGACGATTCTGATCTTCTTA GAGTACCAAAAGAACTGTCTGAGATCGAGTACATGGAGAGCTTGTACATGAAGAGCACAGTGTCAGCTTTAAAGGTATTAAAGGAAATCCGCAGCGGTAGCTCCACGGTTAGCGCCTTCTCGTTGCCACCATTACAGGCGAGTGGATTAGAAGATGATTCCTGGAAGAAGAAAGTTGGCGTCCTCGAACAAGTAGCGAAATGA
- the LOC104703481 gene encoding SPX domain-containing protein 2-like isoform X3 translates to MKFGKSLSNQIEETLPEWRDKFLSYKELKKKLKLMEPRSVDNRRPSKRSRSDSNSNSVDSDPTAGMTKEELDFISLLEDELEKFNSFFVEQEEEYIIRLKELKDQVAKAKNSNEEMINIKKEIVDFHGEMVLLMNYSALNYTGLAKILKKYDKRTGALIRLPFIQKVLQEPFFTTDLLNTFVKECEAMLDHLFPSNKIRNLEEGEPTTSGTVQTATDDSDLLRVPKELSEIEYMESLYMKSTVSALKVLKEIRSGSSTVSAFSLPPLQASGLEDDSWKKKVGVLEQVAK, encoded by the exons ATGAAATTCGGCAAGAGCCTAAGCAACCAGATCGAAGAAACCTTACCTGAATGGCGTGACAAATTCCTCTCCTACAAAGAACTCAAAAAGAAGCTCAAGCTTATGGAGCCACGTTCCGTCGACAACCGTCGTCCTAGCAAACGCTCGAGATCCGATTCCAATTCCAATTCCGTCGACTCAGATCCAACCGCTGGTATGACCAAGGAAGAGCTCGATTTCATTAGTCTCCTCGAAGATGAGCTTGAGAAATTCAATTCCTTCTTCGTTGAGCAAGAGGAAGAGTATATCATTCGATTGAAG GAATTGAAGGACCAAGTGGCAAAGGCGAAGAATTCAAACGAAGAGATGATAAATATTAAGAAAGAGATTGTAGATTTTCATGGAGAAATGGTGTTGTTGATGAATTATAGTGCTCTTAACTATACAG GATTAGCAAAGATTCTCAAAAAGTATGACAAACGAACCGGTGCTTTAATCCGTTTACCATTTATCCAAAAGGTCCTTCAAGAACCATTCTTCACGACCGACCTGCTTAATACGTTTGTGAAAGAGTGCGAGGCTATGCTTGACCATCTCTTCCCGTCTAACAAAATTCGGAATCTGGAGGAAGGTGAGCCAACAACTTCTGGAACGGTCCAGACAGCAACGGACGATTCTGATCTTCTTA GAGTACCAAAAGAACTGTCTGAGATCGAGTACATGGAGAGCTTGTACATGAAGAGCACAGTGTCAGCTTTAAAGGTATTAAAGGAAATCCGCAGCGGTAGCTCCACGGTTAGCGCCTTCTCGTTGCCACCATTACAGGCGAGTGGATTAGAAGATGATTCCTGGAAGAAGAAAGTTGGCGTCCTCGAACAAGTAGCGAAATGA
- the LOC104703481 gene encoding SPX domain-containing protein 2-like isoform X4: protein MKFGKSLSNQIEETLPEWRDKFLSYKELKKKLKLMEPRSVDNRRPSKRSRSDSNSNSVDSDPTAGMTKEELDFISLLEDELEKFNSFFVEQEEEYIIRLKELKDQVAKAKNSNEEMINIKKEIVDFHGEMVLLMNYSALNYTGLAKILKKYDKRTGALIRLPFIQKVLQEPFFTTDLLNTFVKECEAMLDHLFPSNKIRNLEEGEPTTSGTVQTATDDSDLLRGVPKELSEIEYMESLYMKSTVSALKVLKEIRSGSSTVSAFSLPPLQASGLEDDSWKKKVGVLEQVAK from the exons ATGAAATTCGGCAAGAGCCTAAGCAACCAGATCGAAGAAACCTTACCTGAATGGCGTGACAAATTCCTCTCCTACAAAGAACTCAAAAAGAAGCTCAAGCTTATGGAGCCACGTTCCGTCGACAACCGTCGTCCTAGCAAACGCTCGAGATCCGATTCCAATTCCAATTCCGTCGACTCAGATCCAACCGCTGGTATGACCAAGGAAGAGCTCGATTTCATTAGTCTCCTCGAAGATGAGCTTGAGAAATTCAATTCCTTCTTCGTTGAGCAAGAGGAAGAGTATATCATTCGATTGAAG GAATTGAAGGACCAAGTGGCAAAGGCGAAGAATTCAAACGAAGAGATGATAAATATTAAGAAAGAGATTGTAGATTTTCATGGAGAAATGGTGTTGTTGATGAATTATAGTGCTCTTAACTATACAG GATTAGCAAAGATTCTCAAAAAGTATGACAAACGAACCGGTGCTTTAATCCGTTTACCATTTATCCAAAAGGTCCTTCAAGAACCATTCTTCACGACCGACCTGCTTAATACGTTTGTGAAAGAGTGCGAGGCTATGCTTGACCATCTCTTCCCGTCTAACAAAATTCGGAATCTGGAGGAAGGTGAGCCAACAACTTCTGGAACGGTCCAGACAGCAACGGACGATTCTGATCTTCTTAGAGGAGTACCAAAAGAACTGTCTGAGATCGAGTACATGGAGAGCTTGTACATGAAGAGCACAGTGTCAGCTTTAAAGGTATTAAAGGAAATCCGCAGCGGTAGCTCCACGGTTAGCGCCTTCTCGTTGCCACCATTACAGGCGAGTGGATTAGAAGATGATTCCTGGAAGAAGAAAGTTGGCGTCCTCGAACAAGTAGCGAAATGA
- the LOC104705114 gene encoding heme oxygenase 1, chloroplastic, translated as MAYLASISSSLSIFKNPQLSRFQFASSPPNPLVLRPRVQILSMPMNKTPSLVVVAATTAAEKQKKRYPGESKGFVEEMRFVAMKLHTKEQAKEGEKETKAIEERPVAKWEPTVEGYLKFLVDSKLVYDTLEQIIQDSNFPSYTEFKNTGLERADKLATDLEWFKEQGYEIPEPTAPGKTYSQYLKDLAEKDPQSFICHFYNIYFAHSAGGRMIGRKVAERILDNKELEFYKWDGELSQLLQNVREKLNKVAEEWTREE; from the exons ATGGCTTATTTAGCTTCGATTTCTTCATCCTTATCCATATTCAAGAATCCCCAACTCTCAAGATTCCAATTTGCTTCTTCCCCACCAAACCCACTTGTTCTACGCCCTAGAGTTCAGATTCTGAGTATGCCCATGAACAAGACACCGTCTTTAGTGGTGGTGGCGGCTACGACGGCGGctgagaagcagaagaagaggtatCCTGGAGAATCCAAGGGTTTTGTGGAGGAGATGAGGTTTGTGGCTATGAAACTTCATACGAAAGAGCAAGCCAAGGAAGGTGAGAAAGAGACTAAAGCTATTGAGGAACGTCCTGTGGCTAAGTGGGAGCCTACTGTTGAGGGTTACTTGAAGTTTCTTGTGGATAGTAAATTGGTTTATGATACGCTTGAACAGATTATTCAAGATTCCAATTTCCCaagtt ATACTGAATTCAAGAACACGGGACTGGAAAGGGCGGATAAATTGGCCACAGATTTGGAGTGGTTCAAGGAACAAGGTTATGAGATTCCAGAACCAACTGCTCCTGGTAAAACATATTCTCAGTATTTAAAGGATTTAGCAGAGAAGGATCCTCAATCATTCATTTGTCACTTCTACAACATCTACTTCGCCCATAGCGCCGGTGGACGAATGATTGGCAGAAAG GTAGCAGAGAGAATACTTGACAATAAAGAACTCGAGTTCTACAAATGGGATGGCGAACTTTCCCAGTTATTACAGAACGTAAGGGAGAAACTGAACAAGGTTGCCGAGGAGTGGACGAGAGAAGAA
- the LOC104703482 gene encoding uncharacterized protein LOC104703482, whose protein sequence is MANAWKRDKNQKLLSPKTLLISLLVLSIIFLSSLFFFSGSTLQYSNPNLSIDTTFPIPPFDCFKCPQSKPIIANVVENLKYPFVYSLADLGTLPEKPHKNIVRLLKGKPFRKPDISATIQEVLESMRASGKNGLVVDVGANVGMASFAAAAMGFKVLAFEPVFENLQRICDGIWFNRVAALVTVFEAAASDRTGDITFHKLVGRLDNSAVSEVGARLAFKSNKEIAVQVKSIPLDKLVTPSQPVLLLKIDVQGWEYHVLKGAKKLLSRKPAEAPYLIYEEDERLLKASNSSSKEIRDFLKSVGYNKCSQHGTDAHCTKE, encoded by the exons ATGGCGAACGCCTGGAAAAGGGACAAGAACCAGAAGCTTTTATCACCAAAGACACTACTAATCTCACTTCTTGTCCTCTCCAttatcttcctctcttctctcttcttcttctctggctCCACTCTCCAATACTCCAATCCCAATCtctcgatcgacaccacattCCCAATACCTCCTTTTGATTGCTTCAAATGTCCCCAGTCAAAACCCATTATCGCAAACGTCGTCGAGAATCTCAAGTACCCTTTTGTCTATTCCCTCGCTGATCTCGGTACTCTCCCGGAGAAACCACACAAGAACATTGTTAGGCTGCTTAAAGGTAAGCCCTTTAGGAAACCAGACATCTCAGCTACGATTCAGGAGGTTTTGGAGAGTATGAGAGCTAGTGGTAAAAATGGTTTAGTCGTTGATGTGGGAGCTAATGTTGGTATGGCTAGCTTTGCTGCGGCTGCTATGGGTTTTAAAGTGCTTGCCTTTGAGCCTGTGTTTGAGAATTTGCAGAGGATCTGTGATGGGATTTGGTTCAACAGAGTTGCTGCTTTGGTTACTGTGTTTGAAGCCGCTGCTTCTGACAGAACTGGGGACATTACCTTCCATAAG TTGGTTGGACGGCTTGACAACAGTGCGGTCTCGGAGGTGGGAGCAAGGCTTGCtttcaaatcaaacaaagaaatagCAGTCCAAGTGAAATCCATACCTCTTGACAAACTCGTCACACCGTCTCAACctgttcttcttctcaagatCGATGTTCAAGGTTGGGAATACCATGTCTTAAAGGGTGCAAAGAAGCTACTCTCAAGGAAACCGGCAGAAGCTCCTTACTTAAtctatgaagaagatgagagattgCTCAAGGCAAGTAATAGTAGCTCCAAAGAGATACGTGATTTCCTTAAAAGCGTTGGATATAACAAATGTAGCCAGCATGGCACAGACGCACATTGCACCAAGGAGTGA